A window from Flavobacterium gyeonganense encodes these proteins:
- a CDS encoding HlyD family secretion protein: MLNISKDNNVLITPGKYKSITSVARRPHYKILNRVIIGFLIFLIACLFLPWTQNISGSGSVTTLKPDQRPQTVHNAIAGRIEKWYVQEGDYVKKGDTIVFISEVKEDYLDPNLVGNTKQQVDAKKMAVESYGDKVNSLDVQAQSLSTERELKLQQAQNKIKQAQLKIKSDSMDLEAIKTQLRIAKTQFDRSTALNKEGLKPLTDVEQKRLKLQESEAYIVTQQNKLLSSKNELINAKVEINRITAEYTEKISKSKSDKFTALSTQYDTEAQVNKLENQYVNYRIRNGLYYITAPQSGYVNRALLAGLGETIKEGTPIVSIMPASYDIAVETYVDPIDLPLVHRGAKVRVWFDGWPRIVFSGWPGLSYGTYGGKIVAIENFISSNGKYRVLVSPDGPDNKWPKELSIGAGAQSIALLETVSVGYEIWRNLNGFPPNYYKADEKEAKDGKDKK, from the coding sequence ATGCTCAATATATCTAAAGATAATAATGTACTGATAACTCCGGGCAAATACAAATCTATTACCAGCGTTGCCCGCAGACCGCATTATAAAATTTTAAACAGGGTTATCATAGGGTTTTTGATTTTTCTGATTGCATGTCTTTTTCTGCCATGGACACAGAATATCTCAGGAAGTGGTTCGGTAACTACTTTAAAACCAGATCAAAGACCGCAAACGGTTCATAACGCCATTGCCGGAAGAATCGAAAAATGGTATGTGCAGGAAGGTGATTATGTGAAAAAAGGCGATACAATTGTTTTTATTTCTGAAGTAAAAGAAGACTATCTGGATCCAAATCTTGTTGGGAACACAAAACAACAGGTAGATGCTAAGAAAATGGCGGTTGAATCCTATGGAGATAAGGTGAATTCACTTGATGTTCAGGCGCAGTCACTTAGTACTGAAAGGGAGTTAAAATTACAGCAGGCACAGAATAAAATCAAACAAGCCCAGTTGAAAATCAAGAGTGATAGTATGGATCTTGAAGCGATAAAAACGCAGTTAAGAATTGCTAAAACCCAATTTGACCGTTCAACAGCGCTTAATAAAGAAGGTTTAAAGCCACTTACAGATGTTGAACAGAAAAGATTGAAACTTCAGGAATCTGAAGCATATATCGTTACACAGCAAAATAAGCTTTTGAGCAGTAAAAATGAATTAATAAATGCAAAAGTCGAAATAAACCGAATCACAGCTGAGTACACTGAGAAAATCTCGAAATCAAAAAGCGATAAGTTTACTGCATTAAGTACACAATACGATACAGAAGCTCAGGTAAATAAACTGGAGAACCAATATGTAAATTACCGCATTAGAAATGGTTTGTACTACATTACAGCGCCACAAAGCGGATATGTAAACCGTGCTTTGCTTGCAGGTTTAGGAGAAACAATCAAAGAAGGGACTCCAATTGTCAGCATTATGCCGGCAAGTTATGATATTGCGGTAGAAACCTATGTTGATCCTATCGATCTGCCATTGGTGCACCGTGGCGCAAAAGTACGTGTCTGGTTTGATGGATGGCCGAGAATAGTATTTTCGGGCTGGCCTGGGTTATCTTATGGAACTTATGGAGGAAAAATTGTCGCAATCGAAAATTTTATCAGTTCTAATGGAAAATACAGGGTTCTGGTTTCACCTGACGGTCCTGATAATAAATGGCCAAAAGAATTGAGTATAGGGGCAGGCGCACAAAGTATCGCATTGCTGGAAACCGTTTCAGTAGGGTACGAAATATGGCGTAATCTGAATGGTTTTCCTCCAAATTATTATAAAGCAGACGAAAAAGAGGCGAAGGATGGCAAAGACAAAAAATAA
- a CDS encoding TolC family protein, giving the protein MAKTKNKLRHAAALFSFLFLFGFSNLYSQDFNKEELSYSEFLGYVKKYHPLVKQANLEISTAQAALMLARGGFDPKIEVDYNKKEFKGTEYYSLLNSSFKIPTWYGIEIKAGFDQTDGQYYNPQNRTPEAGLTSLGINVALGQGMFINQRMADVREGKLQVKLSDAQRKLRAIEVLYKASEAYFEWRKSYNEAELYKRYLGFASTRFQGVKKLIELGDAPSIDSVEAGITVRNRELNVENGNLKLAKAKLNLSNYLWIENVPVELDDSVKPEENLIKTLEETLRTDSMMVDVETLDSHPKIQALETKMSILEVGRQLKANSLLPKLNVGYNYISEPSYFNSFNADDYKFNVDFSIPIFLRKERGSLKLAKLKIQDLKYDIDQQRLELKNKIKAQQTEIASLKRQKGVIDNLVKDYMTMLNSEEKLFSFGESSIFLINSRENNLVSAKLSQISIENQFYISNAELFKILANPD; this is encoded by the coding sequence ATGGCAAAGACAAAAAATAAATTGAGACATGCTGCAGCGCTGTTTTCTTTCTTGTTTTTATTCGGCTTTTCTAATTTATACAGCCAGGATTTTAATAAAGAAGAACTGAGTTACAGCGAGTTTTTAGGATATGTAAAAAAATATCATCCGCTGGTAAAGCAGGCCAATCTTGAGATTAGTACTGCTCAGGCTGCATTAATGCTGGCTCGTGGGGGATTTGATCCTAAAATTGAAGTCGATTACAATAAAAAAGAATTTAAAGGTACAGAGTATTATTCGCTATTAAACAGCAGTTTTAAAATTCCAACCTGGTACGGAATTGAAATCAAAGCCGGTTTTGACCAGACAGATGGACAATACTATAATCCGCAGAATCGTACTCCTGAAGCCGGTCTGACTTCTTTAGGAATCAATGTTGCCTTAGGACAGGGAATGTTTATCAACCAAAGAATGGCAGATGTACGGGAAGGAAAACTGCAGGTAAAACTGAGTGATGCGCAGCGAAAACTAAGGGCAATCGAGGTTTTATACAAAGCCAGCGAAGCATATTTTGAATGGAGGAAAAGTTATAATGAAGCTGAGTTATATAAACGATATCTGGGCTTTGCAAGCACGCGTTTTCAGGGTGTAAAAAAACTGATTGAACTGGGCGATGCGCCATCAATTGATAGTGTAGAAGCCGGAATTACTGTTCGAAACCGTGAATTAAATGTAGAAAACGGAAATTTGAAATTAGCGAAAGCAAAATTGAACCTGTCGAATTATTTATGGATCGAAAATGTACCTGTTGAACTGGATGATAGTGTTAAACCGGAAGAAAATTTAATTAAAACCCTTGAAGAAACGCTGAGAACAGATTCCATGATGGTTGATGTTGAAACGCTGGATTCTCATCCAAAAATACAGGCTCTGGAAACCAAAATGTCAATTCTTGAAGTTGGAAGACAGTTAAAAGCGAATTCATTGCTTCCAAAATTAAATGTGGGCTATAACTATATTTCTGAACCTTCCTACTTCAATTCTTTCAACGCCGATGATTATAAGTTCAATGTTGATTTTAGTATTCCGATTTTTTTGAGAAAGGAACGCGGAAGCCTGAAACTGGCAAAATTAAAAATTCAGGATTTAAAATATGATATAGATCAGCAGCGACTGGAACTTAAAAATAAAATTAAAGCACAGCAGACTGAAATTGCTTCTTTGAAAAGGCAGAAAGGTGTAATTGATAATCTGGTAAAAGATTACATGACAATGCTGAATTCGGAAGAAAAACTGTTTTCCTTCGGTGAAAGTTCTATATTTCTGATTAATTCCAGAGAAAATAATCTGGTGAGTGCCAAACTATCACAAATTAGCATTGAAAATCAGTTTTACATTTCAAATGCCGAATTGTTTAAAATACTTGCAAATCCTGATTGA
- a CDS encoding phytanoyl-CoA dioxygenase family protein, translated as MPWNILENLWKRSVNPDHFSSEKKDNYTWNNEIKTLFRLGISMEDTLQFLYTQKPDFEDFKSWVNGRKKDIATEIEDLTENVLTEEDLQFWKKNGYVVVKNAISKEDCEATQKAIWEYLQMDPDKKETWYVRHEDQKGLMLNFSDHETLNKNRFSPIIKKAYEQLYKTNNIYKTIDKVSFNPPENNQFTFLGSPIHWDTSLKQPLTFGLQGLLYLTDCGPDDGAFHCVPGFHNQINQWLDDLGPDENPREKAVETLRPKPVAGNAGDFIIWNNALPHCATANKGKTPRMVQYLTYLPNDYNTSGEWL; from the coding sequence ATGCCCTGGAATATTCTTGAAAATTTATGGAAACGCTCAGTAAATCCTGATCATTTTTCTTCTGAAAAAAAGGATAACTACACCTGGAACAATGAAATTAAAACTTTATTTCGACTGGGTATAAGCATGGAGGACACTTTACAATTTTTATACACCCAAAAGCCTGATTTTGAAGATTTCAAATCCTGGGTTAATGGAAGAAAAAAGGACATTGCCACTGAAATAGAAGATTTAACAGAAAATGTACTTACTGAAGAGGACCTTCAATTCTGGAAAAAAAATGGTTATGTAGTGGTAAAAAATGCTATTTCAAAAGAAGACTGCGAAGCTACACAAAAGGCTATCTGGGAATACCTACAAATGGATCCCGATAAAAAAGAAACCTGGTATGTGAGACATGAGGATCAGAAAGGGCTGATGCTTAATTTTTCTGACCATGAAACCCTAAATAAAAACCGATTTTCTCCTATAATAAAAAAAGCCTATGAGCAGCTTTATAAAACTAACAACATTTATAAAACAATTGACAAAGTAAGCTTTAATCCGCCTGAAAACAATCAGTTTACTTTTTTAGGAAGCCCGATTCATTGGGATACCAGTTTAAAACAACCACTCACATTCGGACTTCAGGGTCTGCTTTATCTAACTGATTGCGGACCTGATGATGGTGCATTTCATTGTGTTCCGGGTTTCCACAATCAAATAAATCAATGGTTGGATGATCTTGGTCCTGATGAAAATCCAAGGGAAAAAGCTGTTGAAACATTACGACCAAAACCTGTTGCAGGCAATGCAGGCGATTTTATAATATGGAACAACGCTTTACCACATTGCGCAACAGCAAACAAAGGGAAAACACCAAGAATGGTTCAGTATCTTACTTATTTGCCAAATGATTATAATACTTCAGGAGAATGGCTATAA
- a CDS encoding ligand-binding sensor domain-containing protein codes for MGFYVPVSSQETQVKFLDISDGLSNNSVVTIFQDTDGYMWFGTYDGLNRYDGYNFKVFRNRINDKKSLPFNTIYNIEGDSKNNIWIGGANGVCVYNKTSAAFHPVKHISLNKKPEIVKDIIHQVKAISKNSVLVASQNLGLLVFENGSFVGSSVPLLMSGNRNVVHNYDAVAVQNDTKNNRCWIYVRNVGLCVYNNDSKRLKVIFPFAVEVKTLELASDGNLWFGTDEGLFLFNTKSGFFSENYFSGRCTVSDILIDKKKEMWVTTDGNGIYKVTGKEKKQFCTVL; via the coding sequence ATGGGATTTTACGTACCAGTTTCTTCACAGGAAACTCAGGTGAAATTTCTTGATATTTCAGATGGTCTATCCAATAATTCGGTTGTGACCATATTTCAGGATACAGATGGATATATGTGGTTTGGAACCTATGACGGACTAAATCGATATGACGGCTATAATTTTAAGGTATTCCGTAACCGGATTAATGACAAAAAGTCGCTGCCTTTTAATACGATTTATAACATCGAAGGAGATTCTAAAAATAATATTTGGATTGGCGGTGCAAATGGTGTCTGTGTTTACAATAAAACCAGTGCTGCGTTTCATCCTGTTAAACATATTTCATTAAATAAAAAGCCTGAAATTGTCAAAGATATAATTCATCAGGTAAAAGCTATTTCTAAAAACAGTGTTTTAGTTGCCTCCCAAAACTTAGGCTTACTTGTATTTGAAAACGGTTCTTTTGTCGGAAGTAGCGTTCCGCTTCTGATGTCCGGAAACAGAAATGTAGTTCATAATTATGATGCAGTAGCTGTTCAAAATGATACGAAAAACAATCGGTGCTGGATATATGTCAGGAATGTTGGGCTTTGTGTATATAACAATGATTCAAAACGGCTAAAAGTTATTTTTCCGTTTGCTGTAGAAGTAAAAACCCTGGAACTAGCTTCAGATGGAAACCTTTGGTTTGGAACAGATGAGGGGCTTTTTCTATTTAACACAAAATCAGGTTTTTTCTCTGAGAATTACTTCTCTGGGAGATGTACAGTTTCTGACATTCTTATCGATAAGAAAAAAGAAATGTGGGTGACTACAGATGGGAATGGTATTTATAAAGTTACAGGAAAAGAAAAAAAGCAGTTCTGTACAGTTCTGTAA
- a CDS encoding hybrid sensor histidine kinase/response regulator transcription factor, with the protein MRGGISMLSNSAVYFKTIRYNANDPAENFILSFCEDEKNNLWVGTDGAGLKYWDRRTNTYINYGNKLSSKFITGIVRDNNNEIWLSTWGGGVNRINPKNNSVTPFSCYNPVTKQVEKNIWFVYKDSKSNIWASATNEGALYLFDRVKSSFVLFDKSINNLQCMTETSDGKLWAGNYSVLYSIEKESRKINKVTIGNPVRCIHEDKDKNLWLGTQEGGLLLFDRKTNSFKRLTTDDGLSSNTILRLLEDKEGNLWMSTYNGICRFDKKRKTFRNFSVNDGLQSNQFSFNAGIKLSTGEFLFGGINGFNSFFPGDIKSFSQENHLLLTDFYVNNQPIEESKAEIDRHSDKIKEVSLDYDQTTLSLEFVALDFNNADKINYAYLLDGWDQQWNYVGQNRKANYSRLPEGKYTFKVKTTNFKGGWNKEVSLVSIQVLPPWYRTWWAYSLYLLAIAGGLFVYLDYQKNKEKLKYKVKIAELESKKEKEIAEKQSSMFTYISHEFRTPLSLIINPLKKAVQKESVQNGSSGSDLAIAHRNARRLLSLVDQLLLFRKAENDADSLRLSPINVNNLCNEVYQCFVNQAKDKNIEYNFTIPDHEIVIIGDYEKIEISLFNLMSNAFKYTSIGGKIDLKLSETDDEVHLEITDNGDGIDKKDIEVIFEKFKQINSKVSIGTGFGIGLYIVKYFTDKHKGTVSCTSQPGKGSTFKLTFLKGDKHFENAEITNDVQKRSQLFDELIIDDSGDNTSENTLSEADLQKVMLTEKRTVLIVDDNTEIRNYLIKLFAENYIVYSAENGEEGLKLTKKHMPDLVISDITMEEMDGLELCRKIKESNDLSHIPVILLTASKNPETHLQGINDGADDYITKPFDDEILVARVESLLKNRSNLRTYFLNSITLKENTQKVPVEYQEILKKCIDIVEANIHKKDFTIKTFALEMGMSHRTLYTKIKIISGQTLNAFIRSLRIRRAAMLMLTEDINIAQASAEVGFEDPKYFRQQFVKLFGMTPSEYIKKYKSSFNSDLNIIK; encoded by the coding sequence TTGCGTGGCGGAATCAGTATGCTTAGCAATTCGGCAGTGTATTTTAAAACAATCCGGTACAATGCCAATGATCCTGCAGAGAATTTTATATTATCATTCTGCGAAGACGAAAAAAACAATTTATGGGTTGGAACAGACGGTGCAGGACTGAAATACTGGGACCGCAGGACAAATACCTATATTAATTATGGAAATAAGCTTTCGAGTAAATTTATAACGGGTATTGTAAGGGATAATAACAATGAAATATGGCTTTCTACATGGGGAGGCGGTGTAAACAGGATTAATCCGAAAAATAACTCAGTAACACCCTTTTCATGTTACAATCCTGTTACGAAACAAGTAGAAAAAAATATTTGGTTTGTTTATAAAGATTCAAAATCAAATATTTGGGCAAGTGCAACAAACGAAGGTGCATTGTATCTTTTTGACCGTGTTAAAAGCAGTTTTGTGCTTTTTGATAAATCAATAAATAATCTGCAGTGCATGACAGAAACGTCAGACGGCAAGCTCTGGGCCGGAAATTATTCTGTGCTGTATTCTATCGAAAAAGAATCCAGGAAAATCAATAAAGTGACCATTGGCAATCCTGTTCGCTGTATTCATGAAGACAAAGATAAAAACCTCTGGCTTGGAACGCAGGAGGGAGGCTTACTGCTGTTTGACCGAAAAACGAATTCGTTTAAAAGGCTTACTACAGATGACGGACTTTCTTCCAATACTATTTTGAGACTGCTTGAAGACAAAGAAGGAAATCTATGGATGAGTACTTATAATGGTATTTGCAGGTTTGATAAGAAAAGAAAGACTTTTAGGAATTTCTCTGTAAATGACGGTCTTCAGAGCAATCAGTTTAGTTTTAATGCCGGGATTAAATTGTCTACAGGCGAATTTCTGTTTGGAGGTATAAATGGTTTCAATAGTTTTTTTCCCGGAGATATTAAAAGTTTCAGTCAGGAAAACCATCTGTTGCTTACAGACTTTTACGTAAATAATCAGCCGATTGAGGAAAGTAAAGCGGAGATTGACAGACACTCAGATAAAATAAAAGAAGTGAGTTTAGATTATGACCAAACCACTTTGTCACTGGAATTTGTCGCTTTAGATTTTAACAATGCAGATAAGATTAATTATGCTTACTTGTTAGATGGCTGGGATCAGCAATGGAATTATGTAGGGCAGAACAGAAAAGCCAATTATTCCAGATTGCCTGAAGGGAAATATACTTTTAAAGTAAAAACCACCAATTTCAAAGGAGGCTGGAATAAAGAGGTTAGTTTAGTTTCTATCCAGGTTTTACCGCCATGGTACAGAACCTGGTGGGCATATTCTTTGTATTTACTGGCAATTGCCGGAGGTCTTTTTGTATATCTGGATTATCAGAAGAATAAAGAAAAATTAAAATACAAGGTTAAAATTGCAGAGCTTGAAAGTAAAAAAGAAAAGGAAATTGCAGAGAAACAGTCGTCAATGTTTACTTATATTTCACATGAATTCAGAACACCACTTTCACTGATTATAAATCCATTGAAAAAAGCGGTTCAGAAAGAAAGTGTTCAAAATGGTTCTTCCGGAAGTGATTTAGCGATTGCACACCGAAACGCCCGCCGGCTTTTGAGTCTGGTCGATCAGCTTTTGCTTTTTAGAAAAGCTGAAAATGATGCAGATTCTCTTCGCTTATCTCCTATAAATGTCAATAATCTTTGTAATGAAGTATATCAGTGTTTTGTAAATCAGGCGAAAGACAAAAATATTGAGTACAATTTTACTATTCCGGATCATGAAATTGTGATTATTGGGGATTATGAAAAAATTGAGATTTCATTATTTAACCTGATGTCGAATGCTTTTAAATACACCTCAATTGGTGGAAAAATTGATCTTAAACTATCAGAGACAGATGATGAAGTTCACCTTGAAATTACAGATAACGGTGACGGAATCGATAAAAAAGATATTGAGGTGATTTTCGAAAAATTCAAACAAATCAATTCGAAAGTTTCAATTGGAACCGGTTTTGGAATCGGGCTTTATATTGTAAAATATTTTACAGACAAACATAAAGGAACCGTAAGCTGTACCAGTCAACCTGGTAAAGGAAGTACATTTAAACTGACCTTTCTAAAAGGCGACAAACATTTCGAAAATGCAGAGATTACCAATGACGTTCAGAAAAGAAGCCAGCTGTTTGATGAATTGATTATTGATGATTCGGGAGATAATACATCTGAAAATACACTTTCTGAAGCCGATTTGCAAAAAGTGATGCTTACAGAAAAACGAACCGTTTTAATTGTAGATGACAATACTGAAATCAGAAACTACTTAATCAAATTATTTGCTGAGAATTATATCGTGTATAGTGCTGAAAATGGTGAAGAAGGTTTAAAATTGACCAAAAAGCACATGCCGGATCTGGTTATTAGTGATATAACGATGGAAGAAATGGACGGCCTTGAGCTGTGCAGAAAAATAAAGGAAAGCAATGATTTATCGCATATTCCGGTGATTCTGCTCACGGCTTCTAAAAACCCTGAAACACATTTGCAGGGAATAAACGATGGAGCTGATGACTACATTACAAAACCATTTGATGATGAAATACTTGTTGCTCGTGTTGAATCCTTATTGAAAAACCGAAGCAATCTGCGGACATACTTTTTAAACAGTATTACTTTAAAAGAGAATACTCAGAAAGTACCGGTTGAATACCAGGAAATTTTGAAAAAATGTATTGACATTGTAGAAGCCAACATTCATAAAAAAGATTTTACGATTAAAACCTTTGCACTTGAAATGGGTATGAGCCACAGAACGCTTTATACTAAAATCAAAATTATTTCCGGACAGACTTTAAATGCTTTTATCCGTTCGTTGAGAATCCGAAGAGCTGCCATGCTCATGCTTACCGAAGATATTAATATTGCACAGGCAAGTGCCGAAGTTGGTTTTGAAGATCCTAAATATTTCAGGCAGCAATTTGTGAAGTTATTCGGAATGACCCCATCTGAATATATTAAGAAATATAAAAGTTCTTTTAATTCTGATTTGAATATTATTAAATAA
- a CDS encoding SusC/RagA family TonB-linked outer membrane protein: MKFKDIWFFIALLCSTASFAQITIKGTVKDKANVPIPGVNVMVKGTSNSTATDFDGKYSISVPNANTQIEFSFIGFATKLVPVGDKTTLDITLDESSQVLDEIVVVGYASVKKSDVTSSISSVKGKELQTMTVGNVTESLQGKVAGVQITGQGGPGAQPRVLIRGISTLNLGTDPLYVVDGIPMGTSINFLSNNEIESMEVLKDASASAIYGSRASNGVILITTKKGKSGKTRFTFDLSSGMQMMNNPYDMADAEGYANIMNTAYNNSGYSDYLPNASQYRGKTTDWWGAGIRKSSPVTNASLGASGGSDKHTYAVSLNYYNSESMYEIGGWERITMRINNDFKFSDKFSAGVTLNPRYETWGGPGNWADFVKIDPITPIYKPANQLTGLENEYSIYARSPSYVWNPVAAVKRYDDYTDQYNLNTNGYLQYTPIKGLVIRTQASIEVGNKVQSIFRPDFIIDAAHEKAEINSVERRATTNHDWTWQSTATYSRTFADKHNASLMIGSTMEEYNGNDVWGYGEGVPNNSESMREVNAATKNRDSEGNSWSSSIMSYISRFSYNYDSKYYFTGTFRRDGSSKFMANNKWANFPSASASWRISNEGFMENTKEVISDLRLRAGWGKVGNQGLPASVYQSNIGQGYYVIGGEMVDTSYPSSMANKDIKWETVEDINFGIDFSLWQNKFSGSLEYYQKKTNDMLFKKQFPTYSGFPGYATIWTNVGSMQSSGIDLLLSYKNKKGDFSYGVDLTFTTVNVEMVSLSAEGERLYGAGNRTLTVKGDEPGYFYGYVADGLFQNQTELNAHTDEHGTKLQPYAKAGDIRFKDLNGDGKIDEKDRTKIGSPWADYNVGLNLNFAYKQFDLVANFYSSIGNDIVNQNISDLYNGASLTNKVAGLDQMAWHGEGTSNSIPRLSKDDNNENYTKFSSFYVEDGSFVRMKNLQLGYTFQNKFGLDKLRISLSGQNLWTWTNYSGVDPEVAGGDPKKDDGVKGSGFGGWNYPVQPTILMGLNVAF; this comes from the coding sequence ATGAAATTTAAAGATATATGGTTTTTTATTGCCTTACTATGCAGTACAGCATCGTTTGCGCAAATAACAATCAAAGGAACTGTAAAGGATAAAGCCAATGTGCCGATTCCGGGTGTGAATGTAATGGTCAAAGGGACTTCTAACTCAACAGCAACAGATTTTGATGGGAAATACTCAATTTCTGTTCCTAATGCAAATACTCAGATTGAATTTTCTTTCATCGGTTTTGCAACTAAACTCGTTCCTGTTGGAGATAAAACTACTTTGGATATAACATTAGATGAGTCTAGTCAGGTGTTGGATGAGATTGTAGTAGTAGGATATGCTTCTGTAAAAAAGAGCGATGTAACCAGTTCTATTTCTTCAGTAAAAGGAAAAGAACTGCAGACAATGACAGTTGGTAACGTAACCGAATCTTTACAGGGTAAAGTAGCTGGTGTTCAGATTACCGGGCAAGGTGGTCCGGGAGCACAGCCAAGGGTATTGATTAGAGGTATTTCAACTCTTAATCTTGGTACAGATCCGCTTTATGTAGTCGATGGTATTCCGATGGGAACCAGTATCAACTTTTTAAGTAATAACGAAATTGAGTCCATGGAGGTTTTAAAAGATGCTTCTGCAAGCGCTATTTACGGCTCTCGTGCCTCAAACGGTGTAATTCTTATTACTACGAAAAAAGGTAAATCAGGAAAAACAAGATTTACTTTTGACCTGAGTTCGGGTATGCAGATGATGAACAATCCGTATGATATGGCTGATGCTGAAGGCTATGCTAACATTATGAATACGGCTTATAATAATTCGGGATATTCAGATTATTTACCAAATGCTTCTCAGTACAGAGGAAAAACAACAGACTGGTGGGGTGCAGGAATCAGAAAAAGTTCTCCTGTAACGAATGCTTCTTTAGGAGCTTCGGGAGGTTCAGACAAGCACACGTATGCTGTTAGTTTAAACTATTACAATTCAGAATCGATGTATGAAATAGGAGGATGGGAAAGAATCACGATGAGAATCAATAATGATTTTAAATTCTCAGATAAATTCTCCGCAGGAGTTACTTTAAATCCACGTTATGAAACCTGGGGAGGTCCTGGAAACTGGGCTGATTTTGTTAAAATTGATCCTATTACGCCAATTTACAAACCGGCAAACCAGTTAACCGGATTAGAAAATGAATATAGTATCTATGCACGTTCTCCTTCGTATGTATGGAATCCGGTTGCTGCCGTAAAAAGATATGATGATTATACAGATCAGTATAACTTGAATACAAACGGATATTTGCAATATACGCCAATAAAAGGTCTTGTGATCCGTACTCAGGCTTCTATAGAAGTGGGTAATAAAGTACAAAGTATATTTAGACCAGATTTCATCATTGATGCTGCTCACGAAAAAGCAGAAATTAATAGCGTTGAGAGAAGAGCGACAACAAACCATGACTGGACATGGCAGAGTACTGCAACGTATTCAAGAACATTTGCTGACAAACACAATGCTTCATTAATGATTGGTAGTACAATGGAAGAGTATAATGGTAATGATGTCTGGGGATATGGAGAAGGCGTTCCTAATAATTCAGAATCAATGAGAGAAGTAAATGCAGCTACTAAAAACCGTGACAGCGAAGGTAATAGCTGGTCTAGTTCTATAATGTCATACATTTCTCGTTTTTCTTACAACTATGACAGTAAATATTATTTTACAGGTACTTTCAGACGTGATGGTTCTTCAAAGTTCATGGCAAATAATAAGTGGGCTAATTTCCCTTCTGCTTCTGCATCATGGAGAATTTCGAATGAAGGTTTTATGGAAAATACTAAAGAAGTAATAAGCGATCTTAGATTAAGAGCAGGTTGGGGTAAAGTAGGTAATCAGGGACTTCCAGCTTCAGTTTATCAGTCTAATATCGGACAAGGTTATTACGTAATCGGGGGTGAAATGGTAGATACTTCTTACCCATCTTCTATGGCAAACAAAGATATCAAATGGGAAACCGTTGAAGATATCAATTTTGGAATTGATTTTAGTTTGTGGCAAAATAAATTTTCAGGTTCATTAGAATACTATCAGAAGAAAACAAACGATATGTTATTTAAGAAACAATTTCCAACATACAGTGGTTTTCCGGGATATGCAACAATCTGGACGAACGTAGGTTCTATGCAGTCAAGCGGTATAGATTTATTGCTTTCGTATAAAAATAAAAAAGGAGATTTCTCCTATGGTGTAGATCTGACTTTTACAACAGTAAATGTAGAAATGGTTTCTTTGTCAGCTGAAGGGGAAAGGCTTTACGGAGCAGGAAACAGAACTTTGACGGTTAAAGGCGATGAACCTGGTTATTTTTACGGGTATGTTGCAGACGGATTATTTCAGAATCAAACCGAATTGAATGCTCACACAGATGAACACGGAACTAAATTACAGCCTTATGCAAAAGCGGGTGATATTCGCTTCAAAGATTTGAATGGAGACGGAAAAATAGATGAAAAAGACAGAACTAAAATCGGTTCACCTTGGGCAGATTACAATGTGGGTCTGAATCTGAATTTTGCTTACAAGCAATTTGATCTGGTAGCTAATTTTTATTCAAGCATCGGAAATGATATTGTAAACCAAAACATCTCAGATTTGTATAACGGCGCAAGTTTAACAAACAAGGTAGCCGGTTTAGATCAGATGGCATGGCATGGCGAGGGAACTTCTAATTCTATTCCTCGTTTATCTAAAGATGACAATAACGAAAACTACACTAAGTTCTCTTCTTTCTATGTAGAAGACGGTTCGTTTGTTCGTATGAAGAACCTTCAGTTAGGCTACACGTTCCAGAATAAATTTGGCTTAGACAAATTGAGGATATCATTGTCAGGGCAAAATTTATGGACATGGACAAACTATTCTGGTGTTGATCCTGAAGTTGCAGGAGGTGATCCTAAAAAAGATGATGGAGTTAAAGGATCAGGTTTTGGCGGATGGAATTATCCGGTTCAGCCAACAATTTTGATGGGTCTTAATGTAGCATTTTAA